A region from the Plutella xylostella chromosome 8, ilPluXylo3.1, whole genome shotgun sequence genome encodes:
- the LOC105393289 gene encoding calmodulin-A isoform X4 — MASKDEIYNKEYKRLRRLTKDLALRQVSSEYGLSEEQVAEFKEAFMLFDKDEDGTITMAELGVVMRSLGQRPSETELRDMVKEVDQDGNGTIEFNEFLQMMSKKMRGADGEHELREAFRVFDKNNDGLISSVELRHVMTNLGERLSEEEVDDMIREADLDGDGMVNYDEFVTILTSKN, encoded by the exons ATGGCTTCTAAAGACGAAATTTATAACAAAGAGTACAAGCGGCTGAGAAGGTTAACAAAAGATTTAGCTCTTAGACAAGTTTCA TCGGAATATGGCCTTTCAGAGGAACAAGTTGCCG AGTTCAAGGAGGCGTTCATGCTGTTCGACAAGGACGAGGACGGCACCATCACCATGGCCGAGCTGGGCGTCGTCATGCGGTCGCTGGGGCAGCGGCCTTCAG AGACGGAGCTGCGCGACATGGTGAAGGAGGTGGACCAGGACGGCAACGGCACCATCGAGTTCAACGAGTTCCTGCAAATGATGAGCAAGAAGATGAGGGGCGCCGACGGCGAGCACGAGCTTAGAGAGGCTTTCAG GGTATTCGACAAGAACAACGACGGTCTGATATCGTCAGTGGAGCTGCGGCACGTGATGACGAACCTGGGCGAGCGGCTCAGCGAGGAGGAGGTGGACGACATGATCCGCGAGGCCGACCTGGACGGCGACGGCATGGTCAACTACGACG AGTTCGTGACAATACTGACATCGAAGAACTAG